A portion of the Equus quagga isolate Etosha38 chromosome 17, UCLA_HA_Equagga_1.0, whole genome shotgun sequence genome contains these proteins:
- the SLC19A3 gene encoding thiamine transporter 2 isoform X1 produces MLNTGVPGPLLAMGCFRTSLSHSWIYPTVILCLFGFFSMMRPSEPFLIPYLSGPDKNLTSSEITNEIFPVWTYSYLVLLLPVFVLTDYVRYKPVIILQGISFIVTWLLLLFGQGVKTMQVVEFFYGMVTATEVAYYAYIYSVVSPEHYQKVSGYCRSVTLVAYTAASVLAQILVSLANLSYFYLNVISLVSVSMAFLLSLFLPMPQKSMFFHAKPSKEVQKPSNKNGVLGEPQEGEAPGCKEEKPTSEISTTSENPDDGLLSSLKPKNLALRVFMQWFQDLKECYSSKRLFYWSLWWAFSTAGFNQILNYVQVLWDYKAPSQNSSVYNGAVEALATFGGAVAAFAVGYVKVNWDLLGELALAIFSVANAGALFLMHYTTNIWACYAGYLIFKSSYMLLITIAVFQIAVNLSVERYALVFGINTFIALVIQTIVTVIVVDQRGLNLPISIQFLVYGSYFAVIAGIFLMRSVYIIYAAKCQKKVQSSATSQNPYGPHPEEPRDVIMGTKL; encoded by the exons ATGCTGAACACAGGCGTTCCGGGGCCCCTGCTGG CCATGGGTTGTTTCCGAACTTCACTGAGTCATTCCTGGATTTATCCCACTGTGATCCTCTGcttatttggatttttctccATGATGAGACCCTCAGAACCCTTCCTTATCCCTTATTTATCTGGACCAGATAAAAACCTGACCAGCTCAGAG ATCACAAATGAGATCTTTCCTGTGTGGACATACTCTTACTTGGTGCTGCTTCTCCCCGTGTTTGTCCTCACCGATTACGTCCGCTACAAGCCAGTCATCATCTTACAAGGGATTAGCTTCATCGTTACCTGGCTGCTGCTCTTGTTTGGGCAAGGAGTGAAGACCATGCAGGTTGTAGAGTTTTTCTATGGGATGGTCACTGCCACCGAGGTGGCCTACTATGCTTACATTTACAGTGTGGTCAGCCCAGAACACTATCAGAAAGTGAGTGGTTACTGCAGGAGTGTCACGCTGGTGGCCTACACAGCAGCCTCAGTGCTGGCCCAGATCTTGGTATCTCTGGCCAATTTATCCTACTTCTACCTCAATGTCATATCCCTGGTCTCTGTCTCCATGGCCTtccttctctcactttttctACCAATGCCCCAGAAAAGCATGTTTTTTCATGCAAAACCCAGCAAAGAAGTACAAAAGCCATCAAACAAGAATGGCGTGTTAGGTGAACCTCAGGAGGGGGAAGCACCAGGCTGCAAAGAGGAGAAACCCACGTCGGAAATATCTACCACATCGGAGAACCCAGATGATGGCCTGTTGAGCAGCCTAAAGCCAAAAAATTTAGCTTTGAGAGTTTTCATGCAGTGGTTCCAAGATCTGAAGGAGTGCTATTCCTCAAAGCGTCTTTTTTACTGGTCCCTGTGGTGGGCGTTTTCCACAGCAGGTTTTAACCAGATTTTGAACTATGTTCAAGTCTTGTGGGATTATAAAGCACCATCCCAAAATTCTTCTGTCTATAATGGGGCAGTAGAAGCTCTCGCAACCTTTGGAG gGGCTGTGGCTGCCTTTGCAGTGGGTTATGTGAAAGTCAACTGGGATCTTCTGGGAGAGTTGGCTCTGGCGATCTTCTCAGTTGCCAATGCAGGCGCTCTCTTTCTCATGCATTACACAACCAACATCTGGGCATGCTATGCTGGCTATTTGATATTCAAGTCCAGCTATATGCTTCTTATAACCATAGCTGT ATTTCAGATCGCAGTTAATCTGAGCGTGGAGCGCTATGCTCTCGTGTTTGGAATCAACACCTTCATTGCCCTGGTGATTCAGACCATTGTAACTGTGATCGTGGTGGATCAGAGAGGGCTCAATCTGCCAATCAGCATTCAG tttttagTTTATGGGAGTTATTTTGCAGTCATTGCTGGAATTTTCCTAATGAGAAGCGTATACATTATCTATGCAGCCAAATGCCAAAAGAAGGTGCAGAGCTCTGCTACAAGTCAGAATCCATATGGACCACACCCAGAGGAGCCAAGGGATGTCATCATGGGAACAAAGCTCTAA
- the SLC19A3 gene encoding thiamine transporter 2 isoform X2, with amino-acid sequence MGCFRTSLSHSWIYPTVILCLFGFFSMMRPSEPFLIPYLSGPDKNLTSSEITNEIFPVWTYSYLVLLLPVFVLTDYVRYKPVIILQGISFIVTWLLLLFGQGVKTMQVVEFFYGMVTATEVAYYAYIYSVVSPEHYQKVSGYCRSVTLVAYTAASVLAQILVSLANLSYFYLNVISLVSVSMAFLLSLFLPMPQKSMFFHAKPSKEVQKPSNKNGVLGEPQEGEAPGCKEEKPTSEISTTSENPDDGLLSSLKPKNLALRVFMQWFQDLKECYSSKRLFYWSLWWAFSTAGFNQILNYVQVLWDYKAPSQNSSVYNGAVEALATFGGAVAAFAVGYVKVNWDLLGELALAIFSVANAGALFLMHYTTNIWACYAGYLIFKSSYMLLITIAVFQIAVNLSVERYALVFGINTFIALVIQTIVTVIVVDQRGLNLPISIQFLVYGSYFAVIAGIFLMRSVYIIYAAKCQKKVQSSATSQNPYGPHPEEPRDVIMGTKL; translated from the exons ATGGGTTGTTTCCGAACTTCACTGAGTCATTCCTGGATTTATCCCACTGTGATCCTCTGcttatttggatttttctccATGATGAGACCCTCAGAACCCTTCCTTATCCCTTATTTATCTGGACCAGATAAAAACCTGACCAGCTCAGAG ATCACAAATGAGATCTTTCCTGTGTGGACATACTCTTACTTGGTGCTGCTTCTCCCCGTGTTTGTCCTCACCGATTACGTCCGCTACAAGCCAGTCATCATCTTACAAGGGATTAGCTTCATCGTTACCTGGCTGCTGCTCTTGTTTGGGCAAGGAGTGAAGACCATGCAGGTTGTAGAGTTTTTCTATGGGATGGTCACTGCCACCGAGGTGGCCTACTATGCTTACATTTACAGTGTGGTCAGCCCAGAACACTATCAGAAAGTGAGTGGTTACTGCAGGAGTGTCACGCTGGTGGCCTACACAGCAGCCTCAGTGCTGGCCCAGATCTTGGTATCTCTGGCCAATTTATCCTACTTCTACCTCAATGTCATATCCCTGGTCTCTGTCTCCATGGCCTtccttctctcactttttctACCAATGCCCCAGAAAAGCATGTTTTTTCATGCAAAACCCAGCAAAGAAGTACAAAAGCCATCAAACAAGAATGGCGTGTTAGGTGAACCTCAGGAGGGGGAAGCACCAGGCTGCAAAGAGGAGAAACCCACGTCGGAAATATCTACCACATCGGAGAACCCAGATGATGGCCTGTTGAGCAGCCTAAAGCCAAAAAATTTAGCTTTGAGAGTTTTCATGCAGTGGTTCCAAGATCTGAAGGAGTGCTATTCCTCAAAGCGTCTTTTTTACTGGTCCCTGTGGTGGGCGTTTTCCACAGCAGGTTTTAACCAGATTTTGAACTATGTTCAAGTCTTGTGGGATTATAAAGCACCATCCCAAAATTCTTCTGTCTATAATGGGGCAGTAGAAGCTCTCGCAACCTTTGGAG gGGCTGTGGCTGCCTTTGCAGTGGGTTATGTGAAAGTCAACTGGGATCTTCTGGGAGAGTTGGCTCTGGCGATCTTCTCAGTTGCCAATGCAGGCGCTCTCTTTCTCATGCATTACACAACCAACATCTGGGCATGCTATGCTGGCTATTTGATATTCAAGTCCAGCTATATGCTTCTTATAACCATAGCTGT ATTTCAGATCGCAGTTAATCTGAGCGTGGAGCGCTATGCTCTCGTGTTTGGAATCAACACCTTCATTGCCCTGGTGATTCAGACCATTGTAACTGTGATCGTGGTGGATCAGAGAGGGCTCAATCTGCCAATCAGCATTCAG tttttagTTTATGGGAGTTATTTTGCAGTCATTGCTGGAATTTTCCTAATGAGAAGCGTATACATTATCTATGCAGCCAAATGCCAAAAGAAGGTGCAGAGCTCTGCTACAAGTCAGAATCCATATGGACCACACCCAGAGGAGCCAAGGGATGTCATCATGGGAACAAAGCTCTAA